The Toxotes jaculatrix isolate fToxJac2 chromosome 21, fToxJac2.pri, whole genome shotgun sequence genome includes a region encoding these proteins:
- the LOC121201400 gene encoding melanopsin-A-like yields the protein MDSWLPIGPGIPTPDPTARAPWNISSISPHRLMELSPVATAGSIVPSHAFPTVDVPDHAHYTIGVVILAVGITGMLGNFLVIYAFCRSRSLRTPSNIFIINLAVTDFLMCLTQTPIFFITSMHKRWIFGKKGCELYAFCGALFGICSMMTLMVIAVDRYVVITRPLASLGVMSRRKALSIVAVAWVYSMGWSLPPFFGWSAYVPEGLMTSCSWDYMTFTPSVRSYTMLLFTFVFFIPLSIIIFCYCCIFRAIRHTTRAITKINCEGTRDSAKRFHKMKSEWKMAKIALIVILLFVISWAPYSCAALTAFAGYADMLTPYMNSVPAVIAKASAIHNPIIYAITHPKYRSALSRYIPYLGVLLCITGRDRFSSSSFQSTRRSTLTSQSESKLPNKPRHSSQSESESAHFSDTEEDCSSRTPVTRQLSGDVKQVRHSSQRLKVRGYNTGEFEKTAAHNSTDPAICHLSQITTLTEPEDISMSDISLHPTSHLPATLDNVMEESGPRTACKTTSSVIVTSISSPSILHSPPGFHGNLKLTKTYSTVAKEPLDIARLETTALQ from the exons GGCTCCATAGTTCCAAGCCACGCATTTCCAACAGTTGATGTCCCAGACCACGCTCACTACACCATTGGCGTTGTGATCCTGGCCGTGGGCATCACAGGCATGCTGGGAAACTTCCTGGTCATATATGCTTTCTGCAG gAGCCGGAGCTTGCGGACGCCATCcaacattttcatcattaaCCTGGCAGTCACCGACTTCCTCATGTGTCTCACCCAGACACCGATCTTCTTCATCACCAGCATGCACAAGCGATGGATCTTTGGAAAgaaag GTTGTGAGTTGTACGCCTTCTGCGGAGCGCTGTTTGGTATCTGCAGTATGATGACGCTGATGGTGATTGCAGTGGACCGGTACGTGGTGATCACCAGACCTCTGGCCTCCCTGGGGGTAATGTCTCGCAGGAAAGCCCTGAGCATTGTGGCTGTTGCCTGGGTCTACTCAATGGGCTGGAGCCTGCCCCCCTTCTTTGGCTGGA GCGCCTACGTCCCAGAGGGTCTGATGACGTCTTGCTCCTGGGACTACATGACCTTTACCCCTTCTGTCCGCTCCTACACCATGCTGCTCTTTACCTTTGtcttcttcatccctctctccatcatcatcttctGCTACTGCTGCATCTTTAGAGCCATCAGACACACAACACG AGCGATAACAAAGATCAACTGTGAGGGAACCAGAGACTCTGCAAAGAGGTTCCATAAGATGAAGAGTGAATGGAAGATGGCCAAGATCGCACTCATCGTCATCTTGCTGTTTGTCATCTCCTGGGCCCCTTACTCCTGCGCAGCCCTCACTGCATTCGCTGg GTACGCTGACATGTTGACTCCCTATATGAACTCTGTTCCTGCCGTGATCGCCAAAGCATCTGCTATCCACAACCCCATCATATACGCGATTACACATCCAAAATACAG gtcagCACTGAGCAGGTATATTCCCTACCTCGGGGTGTTGCTATGCATTACCGGCAGAGACcgtttcagcagcagcagcttccagTCCACCCGCCGATCAACCCTCACCAGTCAATCTGAGAGCAAACTCCCCAACAAGCCCCGCCACTCCTCCCAGTCTGAGAGCGAATCA GCCCACTTCTCAGACACGGAGGAGGACTGCTCGTCTCGGACGCCTGTCACCCGTCAGTTGTCTGGTGATGTCAAACAGGTGCGCCATTCAAGCCAGAGGTTAAAGGTGAGAGGTTACAACACGGGAGAGTTTGAGAAAACTGCCGCCCACAACTCCACTGACCCGGCCATATGTCACCTCTCACAGATCACT ACTCTGACAGAGCCTGAAGACATCTCCATGTCGGACATCAGTCTACATCCAACTAGTCATCTGCCTGCTACT CTGGATAACGTGATGGAGGAGTCGGGGCCAAGGACAGCGTGTAAAACAACGTCATCCGTCATTGTCACCTCTATATCCAGCCCGTCTATCCTGCATAGTCCCCCAGGTTTTCATGGTAACCTTAAATTGACCAAAACTTACAGCACAGTTGCCAAGGAGCCCCTTGACATAGCCAGGCTGGAGACAACAGCATTACAATGA